The genomic interval TGACTTTCGATTTTTGCATTTTGATTTTTTAATCTCCAAAGGTTACCCTTAAAACTTCCTCTATTGAGGTCACTCCCTCGCTTACCTTGGTAAGGCCACTCATCCTCAAGGTCTTCATGCCCAGCCTTACGGCTGACTTTTTTATCTCAGAAGCAGCTGCTCCCTCAAGGATTAACTCCTTAATCTCGTCCTTTACAGGCATTACCTCATACAGGGCTATCCTCCCTTTATACCCGGTGCCGCCACAGGCAGGACAACCCTTACCCCTGAAACATTTAACTGTCTTTGCTTCTTCCTCTGTAAAACCAATCTTAACGAGGGCAGATGCAGGAACCTTTTCTTCCTCTTTACACTTCTGGCAGATTTTTCTGCTAAGCCTCTGGGCTACAATAAGGACAACCGATGCCGAGACAAGAAATGGTTCAATGCCCATATTCAGCAGCCTCGATATTGTGCTCGGTGCATCGTTAGTATGCAGGGTGCTGAGAACCAGATGTCCGGTAAGGGCTGCCTTAACTCCGATCTCTGCAGTCTCAAAGTCTCTTATCTCGCCAACCATTATGATGTCAGGGTCCTGCCTCAAGAAAGACCTGAGGGAAGCAGCAAAGGTAAGCCCGATTTCCTCTTTCATCTGAACCTGGTTTATACCCATTAAGTTGTATTCAACAGGGTCTTCTGCTGTTATGATATTTACACCTATTTTATTGATTGTGCTCAAGGCTGAATACAGGGTTGTGGTCTTACCACTTCCTGTTGGCCCGGTGACGAGAATCATGCCATAAGGCACATTGATAGCCTCATTGAATTCCTGGAGCGCCTTGACCTCAAAACCGAGCTTTGTAAGGTCAAGGACGAGACTGCTCTTATCGAGTATCCTCATGACTACCTTTTCGCCAAAAAGTGTCGGCAATGTAGAAACACGAAGGTCTACCTCCCTGTCCTTGATTCTCAGCTTAATTCTTCCATCCTGCGGAAGCCTTCTTTCGGCGATGTCAAGCTGAGACATAATCTTTATTCTTGAGCAGAGTGCAGGTCTGAGTTTCAGCGGAGGCTGCATCACATCATAAAGCACGCCGTCTACCCTGTAGCGAACCCT from Nitrospirota bacterium carries:
- the pilB gene encoding type IV-A pilus assembly ATPase PilB, with the translated sequence MAGKLGQVLIANKLISEEQLRKALDLQRKEGGRLGSILVKLGFLDEGKLVTFLSKQYGVPAIDLSEYKIDPSVTKFIPIEVVQKYQMMPVTRVGATLTIAMVDPSNVFAIDDIKFMTGYNVEPVVATETAIREAIAHHYGKSDALQTVMDSLKKQEGGDMLDFVKDEEEESVDIVELKQAVEEAPVVKLVNLILSEAINRGASDVHIEPYEKVFRVRYRVDGVLYDVMQPPLKLRPALCSRIKIMSQLDIAERRLPQDGRIKLRIKDREVDLRVSTLPTLFGEKVVMRILDKSSLVLDLTKLGFEVKALQEFNEAINVPYGMILVTGPTGSGKTTTLYSALSTINKIGVNIITAEDPVEYNLMGINQVQMKEEIGLTFAASLRSFLRQDPDIIMVGEIRDFETAEIGVKAALTGHLVLSTLHTNDAPSTISRLLNMGIEPFLVSASVVLIVAQRLSRKICQKCKEEEKVPASALVKIGFTEEEAKTVKCFRGKGCPACGGTGYKGRIALYEVMPVKDEIKELILEGAAASEIKKSAVRLGMKTLRMSGLTKVSEGVTSIEEVLRVTFGD